From the Acidilutibacter cellobiosedens genome, one window contains:
- a CDS encoding ABC transporter ATP-binding protein, with translation MEKILEVKNLKKYFPIKKGMFGRISGNIKAVDDISFDLYKGETLGVVGESGSGKSTAGRSILRLIEPTSGQIIYRNKDITKMEGENLRKIRRDMQMIFQDPYASLNPRMSVGDCIIEPMNEHKLFDKNSRKRMAEEILDKVGLDQNYFYRYPHEFSGGQRQRIGIARALALNPEIIIADEPVSALDVSVQSQILNLFNDLKDELGLTYIFIAHDLSIVKYLSDRILVMYLGEIMEFASKDDIFNNSMHPYTKALISAIPIPDPTFKGDKIILKGDIPSPSNPPKGCKFSTRCPECMDICREVHPKLKNYDGHLIRCHIYSKGEGENC, from the coding sequence ATGGAAAAAATACTTGAAGTCAAAAATTTGAAAAAATATTTTCCTATAAAGAAAGGGATGTTTGGAAGAATTTCAGGAAATATCAAAGCCGTTGATGATATTTCTTTTGACCTTTACAAAGGTGAAACTCTTGGAGTTGTGGGAGAAAGCGGATCGGGAAAATCCACTGCAGGAAGGAGTATATTAAGGCTTATTGAGCCTACTTCGGGACAAATAATATATAGAAACAAAGATATTACGAAGATGGAAGGAGAAAACCTGAGAAAGATAAGACGAGACATGCAGATGATATTTCAGGATCCCTATGCATCTTTAAATCCAAGAATGTCTGTTGGTGACTGCATAATAGAACCTATGAATGAACATAAGTTATTTGATAAAAACAGTAGAAAAAGAATGGCTGAAGAAATATTGGATAAAGTCGGATTAGACCAAAATTATTTTTATAGATATCCTCATGAATTTAGCGGAGGACAAAGACAGAGGATTGGAATTGCGAGAGCATTAGCGTTAAATCCGGAAATAATAATTGCGGATGAGCCTGTATCAGCTTTAGATGTTTCAGTACAATCTCAGATATTAAATCTTTTTAATGATTTAAAGGATGAATTAGGCCTTACTTATATATTTATTGCTCATGATCTTAGTATTGTTAAGTATCTCAGTGACCGAATATTAGTAATGTATCTGGGTGAAATAATGGAATTTGCTTCAAAGGATGATATATTTAACAATTCTATGCATCCTTATACGAAGGCATTGATATCTGCTATACCAATACCTGATCCTACTTTTAAAGGAGATAAAATAATACTGAAGGGAGATATACCAAGTCCCAGTAATCCTCCTAAAGGTTGTAAGTTTAGTACAAGGTGTCCTGAATGCATGGATATATGTAGAGAAGTTCACCCGAAGTTAAAAAATTACGATGGACATTTAATACGATGCCATATTTATTCTAAAGGGGAGGGAGAAAATTGCTGA
- a CDS encoding ABC transporter permease, which produces MECIKEKKIKGFSSKKSGNWKKTLKIFFKHKIGVIGFIGVMIVFMVAILAPYIAEPAEGYGNAEDILLSPSPQHIFGTDSMGLDIFSEVVWGARSSIKVGFIAVIVSIFIGVPIGLVSGYFKGPISTVAMGITDIFLTIPVLPLMIIIAAVVGNGINKVAVVIGLFSWPSLARITKAATLEVSNMQYIEAAKSLGIRTRRILIKHVLVNASAPILVNLTLIIATSILTESGLSFLGLGDPITWSWGRILQNAHRSGAFVSAWWFSLFPSLAIMFFVISFNFLGMGIREALNPKLRER; this is translated from the coding sequence ATGGAATGTATAAAGGAAAAAAAGATCAAAGGATTTTCTTCAAAGAAAAGTGGCAACTGGAAAAAGACTTTGAAGATATTCTTTAAACATAAAATAGGAGTAATAGGATTTATAGGTGTTATGATTGTCTTTATGGTTGCAATACTTGCTCCTTATATAGCTGAGCCTGCAGAAGGTTATGGAAATGCTGAGGATATACTTCTTTCCCCCTCTCCTCAACATATATTTGGAACTGATTCAATGGGCTTGGATATTTTTTCCGAAGTTGTATGGGGAGCAAGATCTTCAATAAAAGTTGGGTTTATTGCAGTTATTGTTTCAATATTCATCGGAGTTCCCATAGGCCTTGTTTCAGGATATTTTAAAGGCCCTATATCTACTGTGGCTATGGGAATTACCGACATTTTCCTTACCATTCCTGTACTTCCGCTGATGATAATAATAGCGGCCGTAGTGGGGAATGGAATTAATAAAGTGGCAGTTGTTATAGGATTATTCAGTTGGCCTTCATTGGCCCGAATTACGAAAGCTGCTACGTTAGAGGTTTCAAATATGCAATATATTGAAGCAGCAAAATCTCTGGGAATAAGAACACGAAGAATATTGATAAAACATGTCTTGGTTAATGCAAGTGCGCCTATATTAGTTAATTTGACTCTAATAATTGCTACATCAATATTGACGGAGTCAGGACTCAGCTTTCTTGGGCTGGGGGATCCCATTACATGGAGCTGGGGGAGAATATTACAGAATGCTCATAGAAGTGGAGCTTTTGTATCGGCTTGGTGGTTTTCCCTTTTTCCAAGTTTGGCTATAATGTTTTTCGTAATATCATTTAATTTTCTGGGAATGGGAATAAGAGAAGCGTTGAATCCAAAGTTAAGAGAAAGATAG
- a CDS encoding ABC transporter ATP-binding protein, giving the protein MSDNLLSVNSLSVGFKKDKKIINVLDRVSFNMKKGEILGIVGESGCGKSLTSLSIMKLLPQNAVITEGEINFKGKDIVKCPMDEIINIRGEKIAMIFQEPMTSLNPVYRIGDQICEMLMLHKKIKKKEAMDIVIERLKLVSIPSPEKVIYQYPHELSGGMRQRIMIAMAMACSPQLLIADEPTTALDVTIQSQILHLMKNLKDRLSSSVLLITHDLGVIAEMCTDVVVMYAGRTVESANVYDLFKNPAHPYTVGLLRSLPTINENRKRLYTIPGTVPSPEEFSRGCRFACRCEFVQDKCFNEPPTYVDLGNDHKVSCWMKIS; this is encoded by the coding sequence ATGAGTGATAATTTATTATCCGTAAATTCACTCAGCGTAGGATTTAAAAAGGACAAGAAGATAATCAATGTATTAGATAGAGTTTCTTTTAATATGAAAAAAGGTGAAATATTAGGAATAGTAGGAGAATCCGGATGCGGCAAAAGCCTTACATCTTTGTCCATTATGAAATTACTCCCTCAAAATGCGGTTATAACGGAAGGAGAAATTAATTTTAAGGGTAAGGATATAGTTAAGTGCCCAATGGATGAAATTATAAATATTAGGGGAGAAAAAATAGCTATGATATTTCAGGAACCGATGACATCATTAAATCCTGTATATAGAATTGGGGATCAAATATGTGAAATGCTAATGCTCCATAAAAAAATCAAGAAGAAGGAGGCAATGGATATAGTTATAGAAAGGTTAAAACTTGTTTCTATTCCCTCCCCTGAAAAAGTAATTTATCAGTATCCTCATGAATTATCAGGAGGAATGAGACAGAGGATCATGATAGCAATGGCTATGGCCTGTTCTCCTCAGCTTTTAATTGCGGATGAACCTACTACGGCTCTTGACGTTACAATACAATCTCAAATTCTCCATTTAATGAAAAATCTGAAAGACAGATTGTCTTCCTCTGTACTTCTTATAACTCATGATTTGGGCGTCATAGCAGAAATGTGTACCGATGTTGTGGTGATGTATGCTGGAAGAACCGTAGAAAGTGCTAATGTATATGATTTATTTAAAAATCCGGCCCATCCTTATACGGTTGGACTTTTAAGGTCTTTACCCACAATTAATGAAAATAGAAAAAGATTATATACAATACCGGGAACAGTCCCTTCACCGGAAGAATTCTCTCGCGGATGTAGGTTTGCCTGTAGATGTGAATTTGTTCAGGATAAATGCTTTAATGAACCGCCGACCTATGTAGATTTGGGGAATGATCATAAAGTTTCCTGTTGGATGAAAATCAGTTGA
- a CDS encoding ABC transporter permease — translation MLRYIRKRLFKGFITFFISVSLTFLILRLMPGDPTTMLIDPRMTEEARLRLLQDFGLDKPLTVQYFLYLKHLVHGDLGMSFIYKQPVSKIIMSRLPWTLILMIASQIITMFIGIPLGIYSGYKKGSIFDQIVNAITILGVSIFVPWLSISLLYLFGYKIPIFPIGGAFTPGLGGKELYVDIIKHMVLPVLTLTLINLANYVLYSRASIVDIMSEDYIRTARSKGMKERRTIWKHAARNAMIPTVTVAGMLFGSMVGGAVLTETVYAYPGVGRMIYDAVGQQDFPVLQGAFIVLAFSVIMMNIIADIVCAYLDPRIKLE, via the coding sequence TTGCTGAGGTATATTAGAAAGAGACTTTTTAAAGGATTTATAACTTTTTTTATATCAGTTAGTTTGACTTTCCTTATTTTACGGTTGATGCCTGGAGATCCTACTACAATGCTTATAGATCCAAGGATGACTGAGGAAGCAAGATTAAGACTCTTGCAAGACTTTGGTCTTGACAAACCGCTGACAGTTCAATACTTTTTATATCTTAAACATCTTGTTCATGGAGATTTAGGGATGTCCTTTATATATAAACAGCCCGTATCGAAAATTATAATGAGCAGATTACCATGGACATTAATATTAATGATTGCTTCTCAAATAATAACAATGTTTATAGGAATACCATTGGGAATCTATTCGGGATATAAAAAGGGAAGCATATTTGATCAAATTGTGAATGCAATTACAATACTGGGTGTATCCATATTTGTTCCATGGCTAAGCATATCCTTACTATATTTATTTGGATACAAAATACCTATATTCCCTATAGGAGGAGCATTTACTCCGGGGTTAGGCGGAAAGGAATTATATGTAGATATAATAAAGCACATGGTACTTCCTGTTCTTACTCTCACATTGATTAACTTGGCAAACTATGTTCTTTATTCCAGGGCAAGCATAGTGGATATAATGAGTGAAGATTATATAAGGACAGCTCGGTCCAAGGGAATGAAAGAAAGAAGAACCATATGGAAACATGCAGCAAGGAATGCGATGATTCCTACTGTAACTGTTGCGGGAATGCTCTTTGGAAGCATGGTTGGAGGAGCTGTCCTTACAGAGACAGTATATGCTTATCCGGGAGTAGGAAGAATGATATATGATGCAGTTGGCCAGCAGGACTTTCCAGTTCTTCAGGGCGCGTTTATTGTACTTGCCTTTAGTGTAATAATGATGAATATAATTGCTGATATTGTATGTGCATATTTAGACCCAAGAATTAAGTTGGAGTAG